One window of Cetobacterium sp. 8H genomic DNA carries:
- the zupT gene encoding zinc transporter ZupT, giving the protein MNNILFAFLLTLGAGLCTGIGSFIAFFSKRTNIKFLSTTLGFSAGVMIYVSFVEIFPKAQESLIRFAGEKKGTLFTVLAFFGGMLLIALIDKLIPSYENPHEIKNIEDINDKALQKNKNLHRMGIFSALAIAIHNFPEGLASFMSAIDDPTLGVSIAIAIALHNIPEGIAVSVPIYFSTGSRKKALIYSFLSGISEPLGALIGYLILLPFMNDLIFGIIFSGVAGIMVFISLDELLPAAERYGEHHLAIYGLMSGMIIMAISLLAF; this is encoded by the coding sequence TTGAACAATATTTTATTTGCATTTCTTTTAACACTAGGGGCTGGTCTATGTACCGGTATTGGGAGCTTTATTGCATTTTTTTCTAAAAGAACAAACATAAAATTTCTATCAACGACACTCGGATTTTCAGCAGGTGTTATGATTTATGTTTCATTTGTAGAGATCTTTCCAAAAGCTCAGGAATCACTTATTAGATTTGCAGGCGAAAAAAAGGGAACATTATTTACTGTATTAGCTTTTTTCGGAGGCATGCTTTTAATAGCTTTAATTGATAAATTAATTCCAAGTTATGAAAATCCTCACGAGATAAAAAATATTGAAGATATCAATGATAAAGCACTACAGAAAAATAAAAACTTGCATAGAATGGGGATTTTTTCGGCACTAGCAATTGCAATACATAACTTTCCAGAAGGATTAGCTAGTTTTATGAGTGCAATTGATGACCCAACTTTAGGTGTATCTATAGCTATTGCTATTGCACTACATAATATTCCAGAGGGAATCGCTGTTTCAGTTCCAATTTATTTTTCAACTGGAAGCAGAAAAAAAGCTCTTATCTATTCCTTCTTATCAGGGATATCCGAACCTCTTGGAGCTTTAATAGGTTATCTAATATTACTACCATTTATGAATGATTTGATTTTTGGTATAATTTTTTCTGGAGTAGCTGGGATAATGGTTTTTATCTCCTTAGACGAATTGCTTCCAGCCGCTGAAAGATATGGAGAACACCACTTAGCTATATATGGTTTAATGAGTGGTATGATTATTATGGCAATTAGTTTATTGGCTTTTTAA
- a CDS encoding LrgB family protein: protein MEQLNNPLFGLTISFLAFEIGKYIFEKTKFPLFNPLLVGATLVIGFLYYFSIPLDYYLKGGDMIEFFLIPGTVLLAVPLYKQLNLLKKYYIPILIGGLVGAVTTITSTIVLAKILGIDRLLLISFIPKSITTPIGVEVSKNLGGIPAITIFSIVLTGICGNIFAVSICKLFKINHPVAKGVAIGISSHVGGTTKAMEMGEVEGAISALSIVIAGVLTLILTIFIKNFIIFL, encoded by the coding sequence ATGGAACAACTAAATAATCCACTATTTGGATTAACGATTAGCTTTTTAGCTTTTGAAATAGGAAAATATATTTTTGAAAAAACTAAATTTCCACTATTTAATCCACTATTAGTAGGAGCTACTTTGGTTATCGGATTTCTTTATTACTTTTCAATACCTTTAGATTATTATTTAAAAGGTGGAGATATGATTGAGTTTTTCTTAATTCCTGGAACTGTACTTTTAGCAGTACCTTTATATAAACAGTTAAACCTTTTAAAAAAATATTATATTCCCATACTTATTGGTGGATTGGTTGGAGCAGTGACAACTATAACATCAACTATTGTATTGGCTAAAATATTGGGAATTGATCGATTACTTTTAATATCTTTTATTCCTAAATCTATAACTACTCCAATAGGGGTGGAGGTGAGCAAAAATCTTGGTGGAATTCCTGCAATTACTATTTTTTCTATAGTTTTAACAGGAATTTGTGGAAATATATTTGCAGTAAGTATTTGTAAGTTATTTAAAATAAATCATCCTGTTGCTAAAGGAGTAGCTATTGGAATATCTAGTCATGTTGGTGGGACTACCAAAGCCATGGAAATGGGAGAAGTTGAAGGTGCTATAAGTGCTCTTTCTATTGTTATTGCAGGAGTATTAACTCTTATTCTAACAATTTTTATTAAAAATTTTATTATTTTTCTTTAA
- a CDS encoding nitroreductase family protein — translation MSIILQRRSIRSFSNKLVTDNQIKDIITAGMCAPSAGNQQGWRFIIIKNAIR, via the coding sequence ATGAGTATTATCTTACAAAGAAGAAGTATTAGATCTTTTTCAAATAAATTAGTTACTGATAATCAAATAAAAGATATCATAACTGCAGGAATGTGTGCTCCTTCAGCTGGAAATCAACAAGGATGGAGATTTATTATAATAAAGAACGCTATTAGATAG
- a CDS encoding nuclear transport factor 2 family protein, protein MKRKFEYLDNFSNILDSKNIDSLLELLSEDCLFQAGNNPIIKGKKEIKKTFETFYPLVKSVKHDIKDIFESDDNLVQRGTVTYTRIDNTNLTVSVCDIFKIKDSKIVEYYIYIDWSELFK, encoded by the coding sequence ATGAAAAGAAAATTTGAATATTTAGATAATTTTTCAAATATATTAGATTCTAAAAATATAGATTCATTACTTGAATTACTATCAGAAGATTGTTTATTTCAAGCTGGAAATAATCCAATAATTAAAGGAAAAAAAGAAATAAAGAAAACATTTGAAACTTTTTATCCATTAGTAAAATCAGTTAAGCATGATATTAAAGATATTTTTGAATCTGATGATAATTTGGTTCAAAGAGGAACTGTAACTTATACAAGAATAGATAATACAAATTTAACTGTTTCTGTTTGTGATATTTTTAAAATAAAGGACTCAAAAATAGTGGAATATTACATTTATATAGATTGGTCTGAATTATTTAAATAA
- a CDS encoding 4Fe-4S binding protein yields MAHRINKDECIGCGACESVCPVSCISEVEGGKREINEDDCIDCGSCAAVCPVSCISQV; encoded by the coding sequence ATGGCGCATAGAATTAATAAAGATGAATGTATTGGTTGTGGTGCTTGTGAAAGCGTATGCCCAGTATCATGTATATCAGAAGTTGAAGGTGGAAAAAGAGAAATAAATGAGGATGACTGTATAGACTGTGGTTCATGTGCAGCTGTATGTCCAGTATCTTGTATATCACAAGTATAA
- a CDS encoding helix-turn-helix domain-containing protein, with the protein MSIKERKEKYKCSVEYTLSFIGGKWKPIILWHLGVEGTHRYGELKKKLNGINHKMLTQQLKELVEDGLVNRVEYPQIPPKVEYSMTEKGMEFIKILELMHEWGSKN; encoded by the coding sequence ATGTCAATTAAAGAAAGAAAAGAAAAATATAAATGTTCTGTTGAATATACATTATCTTTTATTGGAGGAAAATGGAAGCCAATTATATTGTGGCATTTAGGAGTTGAAGGTACTCACAGATATGGGGAGTTAAAGAAAAAACTAAATGGAATAAATCATAAAATGCTAACTCAGCAATTAAAAGAACTTGTAGAAGATGGATTGGTAAATAGAGTTGAATATCCTCAAATACCACCTAAGGTTGAGTATTCAATGACTGAAAAAGGCATGGAGTTTATTAAAATATTAGAACTTATGCACGAATGGGGGAGTAAAAACTAA
- a CDS encoding CidA/LrgA family protein, whose protein sequence is MFLEILIIFAITFSGILLSQFLALPIPGTIVGMFILLVLLITKFLKVKNIEKTTNFILGSMLFLFLPPAVKLLNYMEVLKSSFFRVVLLIVLTTIITMAITGVTVNFLIERGEKKNGTTK, encoded by the coding sequence ATGTTTTTAGAAATCTTAATAATTTTTGCAATTACTTTTTCAGGGATACTTTTATCACAGTTTTTGGCATTGCCTATTCCAGGTACTATAGTTGGAATGTTTATACTTTTAGTTTTATTAATAACAAAATTTTTAAAAGTTAAGAATATTGAAAAGACTACAAATTTTATCCTAGGAAGTATGCTATTTTTATTTTTACCTCCTGCTGTAAAGTTATTAAATTACATGGAAGTTCTTAAAAGTAGTTTTTTTAGAGTTGTTCTTTTGATAGTTTTAACAACAATTATTACAATGGCAATTACTGGAGTAACTGTTAATTTTCTTATTGAGAGAGGTGAAAAAAAAAATGGAACAACTAAATAA
- a CDS encoding acyl-CoA dehydratase activase: protein MKLGLDLGNSTIKVTLLDSANTLIYKESFFHLGKIENKVLNIINSIETKFKEKTFFLAITGDNSKKFLKLKKYIINEIPCSVEGTKFLYPEVKTIIDIGGQNSKYITNFSSKTEQLIFATNTSCSAGTGSFLEEQASRLKISLDEISTLCRSSKNMINIAGRCSVFSKTDITHHHQEGAKIDDILMGLCTALIRNFKGNVIKRQQLETPILLIGGLSSNYGINKSLKTVLQLKENELIVNKDFNVVTAFGAALLSREKISIEEFKNIFEKEENNIKYSSSLNPLKNFGINDSLNKHNLKGKEKTNEGYLGIDIGSTSTNLVVTDEDGDVISYKYLRTKGDPISAVENGLEEIAKEFPNGIAFKSIVTTGSGRYLIGKKLNADDIINEITTQAKAASHMDKDVDTIFEIGGQDSKYIHIENGIVDDFEMNKICAAGTGSFLEEQSLKLGTPIEDFSAIALKGEAPCDLGERCTVFIEGSINKAISENISYENIYSGLCYSIVKNYLNGVVGNRTIGKKIFLQGGIAYNQGVVNAFRAITGREIIVPSFFSVTGAYGASLYAKEVFDRKSTDSKESFSEKIDYKKQSKEIFLEDYIDEIDPSKKTVGIPRVLFFYKLFPIFNKFFRSLGYNVILSDETSNKTINLSRENSTHEICYPIKLANGHVAELLAKGVDYIFLPNLHEVMHHSSTARTNYSCMYMQSVGKIVESNINFPEKKVVLLNPSITFKFGKTYIAKTLLEMCETLGVSKFKGINAIKNSLLMYARITNHMENIGKTVIENAKKDEKIFVIMAREYDVADPILNMGISKKLEDMGYKVLSIGNLEAFSLNLEKDYPNMYWPFGQHLLAGAKIVKDTQNLYAIHITNHGCGPDSILSHYFKQEMSGKPYLHIEVDEHSSSVGIITRLEAFVNSLEGYTGKNINWNYKSHLESNNQKIYIPYMYPLSNLLKEKFKKEGNSPIILPQSTAKSLNVGKKFIKGKEYLSLTNILGDIFSNITKEDEGVIFLPQDEGGEISGQYAEFINRKLYEEKYKVKVFSPFLEDIPQNNEFKDYFYVTILSDLIMNSNYNEREKYIELAKNIINSGITEDKILKFTNEIKKGLLKLNRAKNLLVIGEFSVLMTPTMNKNLFEALEKKYHLYYSPYSEGLLFKWISYFNSKKVKDFKLYSSNINNYTSVIEKISKILGVDSPYSESISKIEDYSKIDLKHFNGGDGKYRLGKTLDFNSKVDGIIAVNSMHENTNTVLKHILENKKKDLLKPYINLEFDYSSHGNMNFLLDSFLFYL from the coding sequence ATGAAGTTAGGGTTAGATTTGGGAAATTCAACAATCAAAGTAACACTATTAGATAGTGCTAATACTTTAATATACAAAGAAAGCTTTTTCCATTTAGGAAAAATTGAGAATAAAGTTTTAAATATAATTAATAGTATTGAAACGAAATTTAAAGAAAAAACATTTTTTTTAGCTATTACTGGAGATAATAGCAAAAAATTTCTAAAATTAAAAAAATATATAATTAATGAAATTCCTTGTTCAGTTGAGGGAACAAAATTTTTATATCCTGAAGTTAAAACTATTATTGATATAGGTGGGCAAAACTCAAAGTATATAACAAATTTTTCTAGCAAAACTGAACAGTTGATTTTTGCTACAAATACAAGTTGTTCTGCAGGAACAGGTTCATTTTTAGAAGAACAAGCTTCAAGATTAAAGATATCCTTAGATGAAATATCAACTCTATGTAGGTCTTCTAAAAACATGATAAATATAGCAGGAAGATGTAGTGTTTTTTCAAAAACAGACATAACTCATCATCATCAAGAGGGAGCTAAAATAGATGATATACTAATGGGATTATGCACTGCATTAATAAGAAATTTTAAAGGAAATGTTATAAAAAGACAGCAATTAGAAACACCTATTCTTTTAATTGGAGGATTAAGTTCTAATTATGGGATAAACAAATCTCTAAAAACAGTACTTCAACTAAAAGAAAACGAGTTAATTGTGAACAAAGACTTTAATGTAGTTACAGCATTTGGTGCAGCCCTTTTATCTAGAGAAAAAATATCAATCGAAGAGTTTAAAAATATTTTTGAAAAAGAAGAAAATAATATAAAATATTCATCATCTCTAAATCCTCTTAAAAATTTTGGGATTAATGATAGTTTAAATAAGCATAATTTAAAAGGAAAAGAAAAAACTAATGAAGGTTACTTAGGTATAGATATTGGTTCTACAAGTACAAATCTTGTTGTTACAGATGAAGATGGAGATGTGATATCATATAAGTATTTAAGGACAAAGGGAGATCCTATTTCTGCAGTTGAAAATGGATTGGAAGAGATTGCTAAAGAGTTTCCTAATGGAATAGCTTTTAAATCAATAGTTACGACAGGTTCAGGAAGATATTTAATAGGTAAAAAATTAAATGCTGATGATATTATAAACGAGATTACAACTCAAGCTAAAGCAGCCAGTCATATGGATAAAGATGTAGACACAATATTTGAAATCGGTGGTCAAGATTCTAAATATATTCATATTGAAAATGGAATAGTTGATGATTTTGAAATGAATAAGATATGTGCTGCAGGGACAGGTTCATTTTTAGAGGAACAATCTTTAAAACTTGGAACTCCAATAGAAGATTTTTCTGCAATTGCCTTAAAAGGAGAAGCTCCTTGTGATTTAGGAGAAAGGTGTACCGTTTTTATAGAAGGAAGTATCAATAAAGCTATTAGCGAAAATATAAGCTATGAAAATATATACTCTGGGCTTTGTTATTCAATTGTAAAAAATTATTTAAACGGTGTCGTAGGAAATAGAACTATAGGTAAAAAAATATTTCTCCAAGGTGGGATAGCTTATAATCAAGGAGTTGTAAATGCATTTAGAGCCATTACTGGAAGAGAAATAATAGTCCCATCATTCTTTAGTGTAACAGGAGCTTATGGTGCTAGCCTTTATGCAAAAGAAGTTTTTGATAGAAAATCCACAGATTCAAAAGAGAGCTTCTCTGAAAAAATTGATTATAAAAAGCAATCTAAAGAGATATTCTTAGAAGATTATATAGATGAGATTGATCCATCTAAAAAAACAGTTGGAATCCCTAGAGTTTTATTTTTCTATAAGTTATTCCCTATATTTAATAAATTCTTTAGAAGCTTAGGATATAATGTAATTTTATCAGATGAGACTTCAAATAAAACTATAAATCTAAGTAGAGAAAATTCAACTCATGAGATATGTTATCCCATTAAGTTAGCTAATGGACATGTAGCTGAGTTACTAGCTAAAGGTGTTGATTATATTTTTCTTCCTAACCTTCATGAAGTGATGCATCATAGCTCAACAGCAAGGACAAATTATTCATGTATGTACATGCAATCTGTAGGAAAAATTGTAGAGTCTAATATAAATTTTCCTGAGAAAAAAGTAGTTTTGCTTAATCCATCAATAACATTTAAGTTTGGAAAAACATACATTGCTAAGACTCTTCTTGAAATGTGTGAAACTTTAGGTGTATCAAAGTTTAAAGGTATAAACGCAATAAAAAATTCTCTTTTAATGTATGCTAGAATAACTAATCATATGGAAAATATTGGAAAAACTGTTATTGAAAATGCTAAAAAAGATGAAAAGATTTTTGTTATCATGGCAAGAGAATATGATGTTGCAGATCCAATATTAAATATGGGGATATCTAAAAAATTAGAGGATATGGGATATAAAGTTTTAAGTATTGGAAATTTAGAAGCATTTTCTCTAAATTTAGAAAAAGATTATCCTAATATGTATTGGCCTTTTGGACAGCATTTATTGGCTGGTGCTAAAATAGTTAAAGATACTCAAAACTTGTATGCTATTCATATAACTAATCACGGATGTGGTCCTGATAGTATTTTATCTCACTATTTTAAGCAAGAAATGAGTGGAAAACCTTATTTGCATATAGAAGTAGATGAGCATTCGTCATCTGTTGGAATAATAACGAGATTAGAGGCTTTTGTTAATAGTTTAGAAGGTTATACAGGAAAAAATATAAACTGGAACTACAAATCACATTTAGAATCAAATAATCAAAAGATTTATATTCCTTATATGTATCCACTATCTAATTTACTAAAAGAAAAATTTAAAAAAGAGGGAAATAGTCCTATTATTCTTCCTCAATCAACAGCTAAGTCTCTAAATGTAGGAAAGAAGTTTATAAAAGGAAAGGAGTATCTATCTCTTACTAATATTTTAGGAGATATTTTCTCAAACATTACAAAGGAAGACGAAGGGGTTATCTTTTTACCACAAGATGAAGGTGGAGAAATTTCAGGACAATATGCAGAATTTATAAATAGAAAATTATATGAAGAAAAATATAAAGTCAAAGTTTTCTCACCATTTTTAGAGGATATTCCACAAAATAACGAATTTAAAGATTATTTTTATGTTACTATTTTAAGTGATTTGATTATGAATAGTAATTATAATGAAAGAGAGAAATACATAGAGCTAGCTAAAAATATTATAAATTCAGGAATTACTGAAGATAAAATATTAAAGTTTACAAATGAAATAAAAAAAGGATTATTAAAATTAAATAGAGCGAAAAATTTACTTGTAATTGGAGAATTTAGTGTTCTAATGACTCCAACTATGAATAAAAACTTATTTGAAGCTTTAGAAAAAAAATATCATTTATATTACTCACCATATAGTGAAGGGCTTTTATTTAAATGGATTTCATATTTTAATTCAAAAAAAGTAAAAGACTTTAAACTATATTCTAGTAATATCAATAACTATACTTCAGTTATTGAAAAAATTTCTAAAATATTAGGTGTAGATTCACCATATAGCGAATCTATTTCAAAAATTGAGGATTATTCTAAAATAGATTTAAAACATTTTAACGGTGGAGACGGAAAATATAGATTAGGAAAAACTTTAGATTTTAATTCAAAAGTTGATGGAATTATAGCTGTAAACTCTATGCATGAGAACACAAATACTGTTTTAAAGCATATTTTAGAAAATAAAAAGAAAGATCTGTTAAAGCCTTACATAAATTTAGAATTTGATTACAGTAGTCATGGTAACATGAATTTTCTTTTAGATAGTTTTTTATTTTATTTATAA
- the hcp gene encoding hydroxylamine reductase → MEMFCFQCQETAKNTGCTVRGVCGKIPVEAKVEDLLVYLSKGISVCSSKLRHLGLKDTKIDYFIINALFTTITNANFDTKKLYLMVENGVNLRDDLYAKCLEKNIEIEGFYGHLFEPKEVLCNFEKALEFANENGVLRNTDIDKRSLVETVTYGLKGMAAYLEHAANLGYENEENIVFVEKALCDIENPNKTIEELIQLVLDTGMYGVKAMEILDRANTETYGHPVAGKANIGVGTNPGILISGHDLKDMERLLEQTKGTGVDVYTHSEMLPANYYPAFKKYEHFRGNYGGSWWSQDKEFPTFNGPILFTSNCIVPYPFREGAKKLNYINKVFTTNSAGMEGCRHIEIDEFGNKDFSEIINLAKQCEPPIEIEKGEVNGGFAHNQVLQLKDKIIDAVKSGAIKRFIVMGGCDGRMADRKYYTEFAENLPKDTVILTAGCAKFRYLKLPLGDIGGIPRVLDAGQCNDSYSLAVIALALKDAFGLDDINKLPIVYNIAWYEQKAAIVLLALLYLGIKNIHVGPTLPAFLSPNVVKVLVDNFGLSGIGTVDEDLKKFNLV, encoded by the coding sequence ATGGAAATGTTTTGTTTTCAATGCCAAGAAACAGCTAAAAATACTGGTTGTACAGTTAGAGGTGTTTGTGGAAAAATACCAGTTGAAGCTAAAGTAGAAGATTTACTTGTTTATCTTTCAAAAGGAATTTCAGTTTGTAGTAGTAAACTTCGTCATTTAGGATTAAAAGACACAAAAATTGATTATTTCATAATTAATGCTTTATTTACAACAATAACTAATGCAAATTTCGACACAAAAAAATTATATTTAATGGTAGAAAATGGAGTAAATTTAAGAGATGACCTTTATGCTAAATGTTTAGAAAAAAATATAGAAATTGAAGGTTTTTATGGACATCTATTTGAGCCAAAAGAAGTTCTTTGTAATTTTGAAAAAGCATTAGAATTTGCAAATGAAAATGGTGTTTTGAGAAATACAGATATCGACAAACGTTCTTTAGTCGAAACAGTAACATATGGATTAAAAGGTATGGCTGCTTATTTAGAGCATGCTGCAAATTTAGGATATGAAAATGAAGAAAATATAGTTTTTGTTGAGAAAGCATTATGTGATATCGAAAATCCAAATAAAACAATAGAAGAACTTATCCAATTAGTTCTAGACACAGGAATGTATGGTGTCAAGGCTATGGAAATTCTTGATAGAGCTAACACTGAAACCTATGGTCATCCTGTAGCAGGAAAGGCAAATATTGGGGTTGGAACAAATCCTGGAATTTTGATATCTGGACACGATTTAAAAGATATGGAAAGACTACTAGAACAAACTAAAGGAACTGGAGTTGATGTATATACTCACTCGGAAATGCTTCCAGCAAATTACTACCCAGCTTTTAAAAAGTATGAACATTTCCGTGGAAACTATGGTGGCTCATGGTGGAGTCAAGATAAAGAATTTCCAACTTTCAATGGTCCAATCTTATTTACAAGTAATTGTATTGTTCCTTACCCATTTAGAGAAGGTGCTAAAAAACTTAATTATATAAATAAAGTTTTTACAACAAATTCTGCTGGAATGGAAGGATGCAGACACATTGAAATAGATGAATTTGGAAATAAAGATTTTTCTGAAATTATAAATCTTGCAAAACAATGTGAACCACCTATTGAAATTGAAAAAGGTGAGGTAAATGGTGGATTTGCTCACAATCAAGTTTTACAACTTAAAGATAAAATTATAGATGCCGTTAAATCTGGAGCTATTAAAAGATTCATTGTTATGGGTGGATGTGATGGTAGAATGGCTGATAGAAAATACTATACAGAATTTGCTGAAAATCTTCCTAAAGATACAGTTATTTTAACAGCAGGATGCGCTAAATTCCGTTATTTAAAACTACCTTTAGGGGACATTGGTGGAATTCCAAGAGTTTTAGATGCAGGGCAATGTAACGATTCTTATTCTTTAGCGGTTATCGCACTAGCTCTAAAAGATGCATTTGGACTTGACGATATTAATAAATTACCAATCGTTTATAATATTGCTTGGTATGAACAAAAAGCAGCAATAGTTCTTCTAGCTTTACTTTATTTAGGAATAAAGAATATTCATGTAGGGCCTACTCTTCCTGCTTTCTTATCTCCAAATGTAGTTAAAGTTCTAGTGGATAATTTTGGATTATCAGGAATAGGAACCGTTGACGAAGATTTAAAAAAATTTAATTTAGTGTAA
- a CDS encoding nitroreductase family protein: MNETLNTILKRRSCRIFKEDKIEKSLLENIVKAGTYAPSAMNQQPWHFTVISNKNLLDQISLDAKEVAKNNSLEYIRGYANNEKFHIFYNAPSIILISHKADAYEPKVDCAAATENMLLAATSLGIGSCWVEFISYLFEKETEVSKKYMQELGIPKGYQTIHAIALGYSKLGNIPTPKHKENIVNFID; the protein is encoded by the coding sequence ATGAATGAAACTTTAAATACTATTTTAAAAAGAAGAAGTTGTAGAATATTTAAAGAGGATAAAATAGAGAAATCTCTGTTAGAAAATATTGTTAAAGCTGGAACATATGCTCCAAGCGCAATGAATCAACAACCTTGGCATTTTACAGTCATTTCAAATAAAAATTTATTGGATCAAATTAGTCTTGATGCTAAAGAAGTTGCTAAAAATAATTCTTTAGAATATATAAGAGGATATGCTAATAATGAAAAATTTCATATTTTTTATAATGCTCCAAGTATAATATTAATATCTCATAAAGCTGATGCTTATGAGCCTAAAGTGGATTGTGCTGCAGCAACAGAAAATATGCTTTTAGCTGCAACATCTTTAGGTATAGGAAGTTGTTGGGTTGAATTTATAAGTTATCTTTTTGAAAAAGAAACTGAAGTTTCAAAGAAGTATATGCAAGAATTAGGTATTCCTAAAGGATATCAAACTATTCATGCAATAGCTTTAGGATATAGCAAATTAGGTAATATTCCAACACCAAAGCATAAAGAAAACATTGTTAACTTTATAGATTAA
- a CDS encoding lactoylglutathione lyase family protein yields the protein MYPRNFSHVGISVPNLEEAVKFYSEVMNWYVIMSPTLVKEEKETAIGIMCIDVFGENWGEFKIAHLSTGDGIGIELFEFPQNDKPRNEFNPYPTGVFHFSVKDPNIEELTAKIVAAGGKQRMPIREYYPGEKPYRMVYCEDPFGNIIEIYTHSYELHYGAGAYQHDLKD from the coding sequence ATGTATCCAAGAAATTTTTCACACGTAGGAATATCAGTACCAAATTTAGAAGAGGCAGTTAAATTTTATAGTGAGGTTATGAATTGGTATGTTATTATGAGCCCAACTTTAGTAAAAGAGGAGAAGGAAACAGCAATAGGAATTATGTGTATTGATGTTTTTGGAGAAAATTGGGGTGAGTTTAAAATAGCTCATCTTTCAACAGGAGATGGAATAGGAATAGAGTTATTTGAATTTCCACAAAACGATAAACCAAGAAATGAGTTTAATCCATATCCAACAGGAGTATTCCATTTCTCAGTAAAGGATCCTAATATTGAGGAGTTAACAGCTAAAATTGTAGCTGCTGGTGGAAAGCAAAGAATGCCAATTAGAGAATATTATCCAGGAGAAAAACCATATAGAATGGTTTACTGTGAAGATCCATTTGGAAATATTATAGAGATTTATACTCACTCATATGAATTACATTACGGTGCTGGAGCATACCAACACGATTTAAAAGATTAA
- a CDS encoding DUF1971 domain-containing protein, with protein MKKCDCQEVKEPVILNPDTEGNADEVIYEQIREKIEDGFFEDNPVYDKNSFPPELKKKNETPIMNEKTIFADILKAHKLPEGKFGLLRVLSGKVNFIWEEDPEIIYTVDSEHPLVIVPEKLHRVILNGPMELRVEFYE; from the coding sequence ATGAAAAAATGTGATTGTCAAGAAGTAAAAGAACCAGTAATTTTAAATCCGGATACTGAAGGAAATGCAGATGAAGTAATTTATGAACAAATAAGAGAAAAAATTGAAGATGGATTCTTTGAGGATAATCCAGTTTATGATAAAAACTCTTTTCCTCCTGAATTAAAAAAGAAGAATGAAACTCCAATTATGAATGAAAAAACAATTTTTGCCGATATTTTAAAAGCCCATAAACTTCCTGAAGGAAAATTTGGTCTTTTAAGAGTTCTATCTGGAAAAGTGAATTTTATCTGGGAAGAAGATCCAGAAATCATATATACAGTTGATTCAGAACATCCTTTGGTTATAGTTCCAGAAAAACTTCATAGAGTTATTTTAAATGGCCCTATGGAGTTAAGAGTAGAATTTTATGAGTAA
- a CDS encoding cupin domain-containing protein gives MNAIKNIEFNKVISLNELVPYGEKTINSMMIALKNSLNSAIFAFDKGELLSEHSAPADALVYILDGELEISINKVIHKVKKGEMILMPANIPHALKAIEKAKMLLIIVKKHEDIGGFINLEYSKNLLMKDLLIGFKGGVVSKRILNLENLTSLMFAISENEEIEHNQTEGELFILNLDGELNVTVNKHKETLKEDQVLVIPPNTLYEIKAKTDNKFILIEIN, from the coding sequence ATGAACGCAATAAAAAATATAGAATTTAATAAAGTTATAAGTTTAAACGAATTGGTACCTTATGGTGAAAAAACAATAAACAGTATGATGATTGCTTTAAAAAACTCTTTGAACTCAGCTATTTTTGCCTTCGATAAAGGTGAACTACTAAGTGAACACAGTGCTCCAGCAGATGCACTAGTTTATATTTTAGATGGAGAGTTAGAAATATCTATAAACAAAGTTATTCATAAGGTAAAAAAAGGCGAGATGATATTAATGCCTGCAAATATTCCACATGCTTTGAAAGCTATCGAAAAAGCTAAAATGCTTTTGATTATAGTAAAAAAACATGAAGATATTGGTGGTTTTATAAACTTAGAGTATTCAAAAAACCTTTTAATGAAAGATCTACTAATTGGATTTAAGGGTGGAGTTGTCAGTAAAAGAATTTTGAATCTAGAAAACTTAACATCTTTGATGTTTGCTATATCAGAAAACGAAGAAATTGAACATAATCAAACCGAAGGCGAATTATTTATTTTAAATTTAGATGGAGAATTAAATGTTACAGTTAACAAGCATAAAGAAACTTTAAAGGAAGACCAAGTTTTAGTAATTCCTCCAAATACTTTATATGAAATAAAGGCTAAAACAGATAATAAATTCATACTAATAGAAATTAATTAA